One Mycolicibacterium crocinum DNA window includes the following coding sequences:
- a CDS encoding PTS transporter subunit EIIC gives MSDTTKQAGAQQKSGLRIPGFAQLQRLGKSLMLPIAVLPAAGILLRLGQDDLLGRIKAPVIGPFFQAMSAAGGALFNNLALLFAVGVAIGFARKADGSTALSAVVGYLVMQAVFKTMSPFVLAGQLDKAGEQAQINYSVFGGIVVGLLTAWLFDRYHTIQLPSYLGFFGGRRFVPIVVSLASLVLAFAMSYFYPIFDAGLTGLGHFIGGAGALGAFVYGFANRMLIPLGLHHILNSYVWFIYGSYPSGDGHVVTGELSRFAAGDPSAGLLTSGFYPILMFGLPGAALAMIHVANKKQRRVAFGILSAAALTAFLTGVTEPLEFAFMFVAFPLYIVHAVLTGLSLAIAYLLDIHLGFSFSAGLIDLLLYGTAPAAKNIPLLIVMGLVFFAVYYLLFRFAITRWNMRTPGREPEAEFDAEERANVGEGVESATSVEAGGAVRSTPAAPDSKGEQLIAAFGGRDNLRSVDACITRLRMEVADPGKVDHDRLKAMGAAGVIEVGNSVQAVFGTQAETLKTEINDAL, from the coding sequence ATGAGCGACACCACCAAACAGGCAGGGGCACAGCAAAAGTCGGGACTGCGCATACCGGGCTTCGCCCAGTTGCAGCGTCTCGGCAAGAGCCTGATGCTGCCGATCGCGGTGCTCCCGGCGGCCGGTATTTTGCTGCGGCTCGGTCAGGACGACCTGCTGGGCCGGATCAAGGCACCGGTGATCGGCCCGTTCTTCCAGGCGATGAGCGCCGCCGGTGGTGCGCTGTTCAACAACCTCGCGTTATTGTTCGCCGTCGGTGTGGCGATCGGCTTCGCCCGCAAGGCCGATGGCTCGACCGCGCTCTCGGCCGTCGTCGGCTACCTGGTGATGCAGGCGGTGTTCAAGACGATGTCGCCGTTCGTGCTCGCCGGCCAGCTCGACAAAGCCGGCGAGCAGGCACAGATCAACTACAGCGTGTTCGGCGGGATCGTGGTCGGCTTGCTCACCGCCTGGCTGTTCGACCGCTACCACACCATCCAATTGCCGTCGTACCTCGGCTTCTTCGGCGGCCGGCGGTTCGTGCCGATCGTGGTGTCACTGGCGAGTCTCGTACTGGCCTTCGCGATGAGCTACTTCTATCCGATCTTCGACGCGGGACTCACCGGACTGGGCCACTTCATCGGCGGTGCCGGCGCGCTGGGGGCGTTCGTCTACGGCTTCGCCAACCGCATGCTGATTCCCCTGGGCCTGCACCACATCCTGAACTCCTACGTGTGGTTCATCTACGGAAGCTACCCGAGCGGCGACGGCCATGTCGTCACCGGCGAGCTCAGCCGGTTCGCCGCCGGCGACCCCAGCGCCGGGCTGCTCACGTCGGGCTTTTATCCGATCCTGATGTTCGGTCTGCCCGGGGCGGCGCTGGCCATGATCCACGTCGCGAATAAAAAGCAACGCAGGGTCGCCTTCGGCATCCTGTCGGCCGCCGCGCTGACTGCGTTCCTCACCGGCGTCACCGAACCACTGGAGTTCGCGTTCATGTTCGTGGCGTTCCCGCTCTACATCGTGCATGCGGTGCTGACCGGCCTGTCGTTGGCCATCGCCTACCTGCTCGACATCCACCTGGGCTTCTCGTTCTCGGCCGGGCTGATCGATCTGCTGCTCTATGGCACCGCGCCGGCCGCCAAGAACATCCCGTTGCTGATCGTCATGGGCCTGGTTTTCTTCGCGGTGTATTACCTGCTGTTCCGGTTCGCCATCACCCGATGGAACATGCGCACGCCCGGCCGGGAACCCGAAGCGGAGTTCGACGCCGAAGAGCGGGCCAACGTGGGCGAAGGTGTCGAGTCGGCGACCTCAGTCGAAGCCGGGGGAGCGGTGAGATCGACACCGGCCGCCCCCGACAGCAAGGGCGAACAACTCATCGCCGCCTTCGGCGGACGGGACAACCTGCGCAGCGTCGACGCCTGCATCACCCGGCTGCGCATGGAAGTGGCGGATCCCGGCAAAGTCGACCACGATCGGCTGAAGGCGATGGGAGCCGCCGGCGTGATCGAGGTCGGCAACAGCGTGCAGGCGGTCTTCGGGACCCAGGCCGAGACGCTCAAGACCGAGATCAACGACGCTCTGTGA
- a CDS encoding PTS sugar transporter subunit IIA, which produces MSTTPVHAPVSGRAVALGDVPDPVFSQGMVGYGAAVDPPREVVDAVAPVSGRILKLMPHAYIIMTSENIGVLVHLGLDTVGLGGVGFTALAAEGDTVTAGQPVITYDVPSVVSAGLSPIVPVVVMDEREPGNVTMGDAVANGTEITSGSLLFTATK; this is translated from the coding sequence ATGAGCACCACACCCGTCCACGCCCCGGTGTCCGGACGTGCCGTCGCGCTCGGCGACGTGCCCGATCCCGTGTTCTCGCAAGGCATGGTCGGATACGGTGCCGCGGTCGACCCGCCGCGCGAGGTCGTCGACGCGGTGGCACCGGTCAGCGGCCGCATCCTCAAGCTGATGCCACACGCGTACATCATCATGACGAGCGAGAATATCGGCGTGCTGGTCCATCTCGGGCTCGATACCGTCGGGCTGGGCGGCGTCGGATTCACTGCGCTCGCCGCCGAGGGCGATACCGTGACCGCAGGCCAGCCGGTGATCACCTACGACGTCCCGTCAGTGGTTTCGGCGGGGTTGAGTCCCATCGTTCCCGTGGTGGTGATGGACGAACGCGAGCCAGGCAATGTCACGATGGGTGACGCAGTCGCCAATGGCACCGAAATAACCTCAGGCTCACTGCTTTTCACGGCCACCAAGTAG
- the nagB gene encoding glucosamine-6-phosphate deaminase — translation MEVVILEDAAQIGTVAADAVEALLARKPTAVLGLATGSSPLAIYDELAARCDAGRISFGHARGFTLDEYVGLPADHPERYRTVIDTVFVSRVDFAPGAVAGPDGLAEDIPAACAAYEAAIDAAGGIDLQILGIGTDGHIGFNEPGSSLSSRTRIKTLTRQTRIDNARFFDDDVDRVPTHCLTQGLGTIMAARHVVLVAIGRTKAEAVHQLVEGPVSAMWPATILQHHPHVTVLLDGGAARRLQLADYYRETYLSKPHWQGI, via the coding sequence ATGGAAGTCGTCATCCTCGAGGACGCCGCACAGATCGGCACCGTCGCGGCCGATGCCGTCGAGGCACTGCTCGCCCGTAAGCCGACCGCGGTACTGGGGCTGGCCACCGGCTCCTCACCACTGGCGATCTATGACGAGCTTGCGGCCCGATGTGACGCGGGCCGGATTTCGTTCGGGCACGCGCGCGGCTTCACCCTCGACGAGTACGTCGGCTTGCCCGCCGATCATCCCGAGCGCTACCGCACGGTCATCGACACGGTGTTCGTCTCGCGCGTCGATTTCGCACCGGGGGCGGTGGCCGGTCCCGACGGGCTGGCCGAGGACATTCCGGCGGCATGCGCGGCCTACGAGGCGGCGATCGACGCGGCCGGCGGCATTGACCTGCAGATCCTGGGAATCGGTACCGACGGCCACATCGGCTTCAACGAACCTGGCTCGTCGCTGTCGTCGCGCACCCGCATCAAAACCCTGACACGCCAAACCCGCATCGACAATGCCCGCTTCTTCGATGACGACGTCGACCGCGTCCCGACGCACTGCCTGACCCAGGGCCTGGGCACGATCATGGCGGCCCGGCACGTGGTCTTGGTGGCCATCGGCCGGACCAAGGCCGAGGCCGTGCATCAGTTGGTGGAGGGCCCGGTGAGCGCGATGTGGCCGGCCACGATCCTGCAGCACCACCCCCATGTCACGGTGCTCCTCGATGGCGGTGCGGCCCGGCGACTGCAGCTGGCCGACTACTACCGCGAGACCTACCTATCCAAGCCGCACTGGCAGGGCATCTGA
- the nagA gene encoding N-acetylglucosamine-6-phosphate deacetylase, translating to MLLTAQTLLTGRELLRPGWIEVSGTTVRALGAGAPPLPADRELATVVPGFVDTHIHGGGGVDFSAATASDTAAAVDLHRRHGTTTLVASLVSAGPAELLQQVEVLAGHARDGLVAGIHLEGPWLAVQRCGAHDPVLLRDPDPDEVDRLLQAGGGTIRMVTLAPERSGALAAIERIVSAGAVAAVGHTDATYEQTRAAISAGATVGTHLFNAMRPIHHREPGPVIALLEDPRVTVELIADGVHVHPALYRQVAHTTGPDRMSLITDAMAAAGVSDGRYQIGRMDVEVAGGVARLAGTSTIAGSTATMDRVFGFAVAHSALPRDEALLLAVCQSSINPARALGLPSPELVPGARADLVALYDDLIVTDVLHGGAWVAR from the coding sequence GTGCTGCTCACCGCCCAGACCCTGCTGACCGGCCGAGAGTTGTTGCGCCCCGGCTGGATTGAGGTTTCGGGCACAACGGTGCGGGCCCTCGGTGCGGGTGCACCGCCGCTGCCCGCCGATCGGGAATTGGCGACGGTCGTGCCCGGTTTCGTCGACACCCACATCCACGGCGGTGGCGGCGTCGACTTCTCGGCGGCGACCGCGTCCGACACGGCGGCCGCGGTGGACCTTCACCGCAGGCACGGCACCACCACGCTGGTGGCCTCGCTGGTCTCGGCCGGACCGGCCGAGCTGCTGCAGCAGGTCGAGGTGCTGGCCGGGCACGCGCGCGACGGGCTGGTCGCCGGCATTCACCTGGAGGGCCCGTGGCTGGCGGTGCAGCGCTGTGGTGCCCACGATCCCGTACTGCTGCGCGATCCGGACCCCGACGAGGTCGACCGGCTGTTGCAGGCCGGTGGTGGAACCATCCGGATGGTCACCCTGGCACCGGAGCGATCGGGCGCATTGGCGGCGATCGAGCGGATCGTCAGTGCCGGAGCGGTGGCCGCGGTCGGCCACACCGACGCGACGTACGAGCAGACGCGCGCGGCCATCAGCGCGGGCGCGACGGTGGGCACACATCTGTTCAATGCCATGCGCCCCATCCACCACCGCGAGCCGGGCCCGGTGATCGCGCTGCTGGAAGACCCGCGGGTGACGGTGGAGTTGATCGCCGACGGGGTGCACGTCCACCCCGCCCTGTACCGGCAGGTGGCCCACACGACCGGCCCGGATCGGATGTCGCTGATCACCGACGCCATGGCCGCGGCCGGGGTCAGCGACGGTCGCTACCAGATCGGGCGGATGGACGTCGAGGTCGCCGGTGGCGTGGCCCGGTTGGCCGGCACGTCGACGATCGCGGGCAGCACCGCAACGATGGACCGGGTGTTCGGCTTCGCCGTCGCGCACAGCGCGCTGCCCCGCGACGAGGCGCTGCTGCTCGCGGTGTGCCAGTCCTCGATCAATCCCGCTCGTGCGCTGGGGCTTCCGTCCCCGGAGTTGGTCCCGGGCGCGCGCGCCGACCTGGTCGCGCTCTACGACGACCTCATCGTCACCGACGTGCTGCACGGGGGTGCGTGGGTCGCCCGCTGA
- a CDS encoding DUF4262 domain-containing protein: MCWLCDHPDNSVADYLDEVRAKILRRGWAVQYVESTRTPFAYTVGLSDYDVPELLMTNVSPQRAARLLSKSAELVLRGAELTAGQQFTLCGGPMLEVVEVEHPDAHMGCAIALYGKDIRALQLVWSDGRGRWPWAEDFCDRESRQPVLGVRTRAA, translated from the coding sequence ATGTGCTGGTTGTGCGATCACCCGGACAACTCCGTCGCCGACTATCTCGACGAAGTCCGTGCCAAGATCCTGCGGCGGGGCTGGGCGGTGCAATACGTCGAGTCGACCCGGACACCGTTCGCCTACACGGTCGGCTTGAGTGATTACGACGTACCCGAGCTGTTGATGACGAACGTGTCACCTCAGCGCGCCGCGCGCCTGCTGAGTAAGTCGGCCGAGCTCGTGCTGCGCGGCGCCGAGCTCACGGCCGGCCAACAGTTCACGCTGTGCGGCGGCCCGATGCTCGAGGTGGTCGAGGTGGAACATCCCGACGCGCACATGGGGTGCGCAATTGCTCTGTACGGCAAGGATATTCGCGCGCTACAGCTGGTATGGTCGGACGGTCGCGGGCGCTGGCCGTGGGCCGAGGACTTCTGCGATCGCGAAAGCCGGCAACCGGTGCTGGGAGTGCGCACCCGGGCCGCGTGA
- a CDS encoding esterase family protein, producing the protein MRTSVHRAIRWVQRLGVLATAVLLTPGLVGLTGQTAPAAGYSRSGLPVEALDVPSPAMGRTIRIQFQGGGAHAVYLLDGLRARDDENGWDINTAAFEWYYQSGLSLVMPVGGQSSFYSDWYQPAAGSNGTLTYKWETFLTQELPAWLALNKGVTPINNAVVGLSMSGSAALTLAIWHPQQFIFAGSLSGFLNPSLGLWPTLIGLAMKDGGGYRSTDMWGPTNDPAWQRNDPMVNVARLVANGTAVWIYCGTGAPSDLDNTDDPTFGGLFTAGYLENITLNTNKEFQRKYQAAGGRNAVFNFPPSGTHSWGYWGAQLQAMKGDLQRVLGATPTA; encoded by the coding sequence GTGAGGACCTCCGTGCACCGTGCGATCCGCTGGGTGCAGCGGCTCGGGGTCCTCGCCACGGCCGTGCTGCTGACTCCCGGCCTGGTCGGCCTCACCGGGCAGACCGCACCCGCCGCCGGGTACTCGCGATCCGGTCTGCCGGTCGAGGCGCTCGACGTACCGTCACCGGCGATGGGCCGCACCATCCGGATCCAATTCCAAGGCGGCGGCGCACATGCGGTCTACCTCCTGGACGGCTTGCGTGCCCGCGACGACGAGAACGGTTGGGACATCAACACCGCCGCATTCGAGTGGTACTACCAATCCGGGCTGTCATTGGTGATGCCGGTCGGTGGTCAGTCCAGCTTCTACAGCGACTGGTATCAGCCGGCGGCCGGGTCCAACGGGACACTGACCTACAAGTGGGAGACGTTCCTCACCCAGGAATTGCCCGCCTGGCTGGCGCTCAATAAGGGCGTCACGCCGATCAACAATGCGGTCGTGGGTCTTTCGATGTCGGGCAGCGCCGCCCTCACTCTGGCAATCTGGCATCCGCAGCAGTTCATCTTCGCGGGCTCGCTGTCGGGATTTCTCAACCCCTCACTCGGACTGTGGCCCACACTGATCGGGCTGGCCATGAAGGACGGTGGCGGGTATCGCTCCACCGACATGTGGGGACCCACCAACGATCCGGCGTGGCAGCGCAACGACCCGATGGTCAACGTGGCACGGCTGGTCGCCAACGGCACTGCGGTGTGGATCTATTGCGGTACGGGCGCACCGTCGGACCTCGACAACACCGACGACCCGACATTCGGCGGCCTGTTCACGGCGGGCTACCTCGAGAACATCACCTTGAACACCAACAAGGAGTTCCAGCGCAAGTATCAGGCCGCCGGCGGTCGCAACGCGGTCTTCAACTTTCCGCCCAGCGGCACACACAGCTGGGGGTACTGGGGCGCGCAGCTACAAGCGATGAAGGGTGATCTGCAGCGGGTACTGGGAGCCACCCCTACCGCTTAA